One segment of Scleropages formosus chromosome 23, fSclFor1.1, whole genome shotgun sequence DNA contains the following:
- the eya3 gene encoding protein phosphatase EYA3 isoform X4, giving the protein MDKSQEPPQLPAKKARHDLDVDAEVDVRESVVTSESSPSTEGDINSYPTPAGPQLNTGDREPSGNQVSEEPLDSYINTAVSSKGLPPAAGDVFAPQTYHGTKSYPHVPPQTGNPAIASFPALTQSPTYSAFPPAAQSYGLPPFGAMWPGIKTETGLAEAPSVGQTGFLSFSAPYTSAQPGQLHYSYPGQGASFTASSVYANSPAGTLVTTASVTQTHQEYSSYSPLAHSHFPQFYSPPPTYTPTSLSSSSSGGDSEGVSVAGYPSGKAEGNAETSITDSSVAVAPPAGMRERDEGGCRNSSGKAKAKARKSESTLPVDSNLERIFLWDLDETIIIFHSLLTGTFAQKFGKDQTTVLNLGLQMEELIFELADTHLFFNDLEECDQVHIEDVASDDNGQDLSNYNFAADGFSAHSGSSGQGSGGVQGGVEWMRKLAFRYRRLREIYSSFKSNVGGLLNPVKREQLLRLQADIESVTDSWMSTALKSLLLIQSRGRCVNILVTTTQLVPALAKVLLYGLGDVFPIENIYSATKIGKESCFERIVSRFGKKVTYVVIGDGRDEELAAKQVRSPHTHQAEEWSGPWLLLFHLLLFLSLQHNMPFWRISTHGDLVSLHQALELDFL; this is encoded by the exons GCGACAGGGAGCCGTCAGGGAACCAGGTATCCGAAGAACCTCTGGACTCCTACATCAACACAG CTGTGTCCAGCAAAGGCCTCCCTCCGGCTGCAGGCGATGTCTTTGCCCCCCAGACGTACCACGGTACCAA GTCCTACCCTCATGTCCCCCCTCAGACTGGCAACCCTGCCATCGCCTCCTTCCCTGCCTTGACGCAATCGCCCACCTACTCCGCCTTCCCCCCAGCTGCTCAGAGCTACGGTCTCCCGCCCTTCG GTGCCATGTGGCCGGGCATCAAGACAGAGACAGGACTGGCTGAGGCGCCTTCTGTGGGTCAGACTGGGTTCCTCAGTTTCAGCGCACCCTATACTTCAGCTCAGCCTGGCCAGCTGCACTACTCTTACCCTGGTCAAG GTGCCAGTTTCACAGCCTCCAGCGTGTACGCCAACAGTCCCGCTGGCACACTCGTCACCACAGCCTCTGTCACGCAGACACATCAG GAATACTCGAGCTACAGCCCGCTGGCCCACAGCCACTTCCCCCAGTTCTACAGCCCGCCCCCCACCTATACGCCCACTAGTCtctcgagcagcagcagcggcggtgACAGCGAAGGCGTCAGTGTGGCAGGGTACCCCTCCGGCAAAGCTGAGGGCAATGCGGAGACCAGCATCACAG ATTCCTCTGTTGCCGTGGCTCCTCCCGCAGGGATGCGCGAGCGTGACGAGGGCGGTTGCCGGAACAGCAGTGGCAAGGCCAAGGCCAAGGCCAGGAAGTCCGAGAGCACGCTGCCAGTTGACAGCAACCTGGAG CGCATCTTTCTGTGGGATCTGGATGAAACCATCATCATCTTCCACTCGCTGCTCACTGGCACCTTCGCTCAGAAGTTTGGGAAG GACCAAACCACGGTGCTGAACCTCGGCCTGCAGATGGAGGAGCTGATTTTTGAGCTGGCGGACACACACCTGTTCTTTAATGACCTGGAG GAATGTGACCAGGTCCATATAGAAGATGTGGCTTCTGATGACAACGGGCAGGACCTCAG caactACAACTTTGCAGCAGACGGCTTCTCTGCCCACAGCGGCAGCTCAGGACAAGGATCCGGTGGTGTGCAGGGCGGAGTGGAATGGATGCGCAAGCTGGCCTTCCGCTACCGGCGGCTGCGGGAGATCTACAGCAGCTTCAAGAGTAACGTGGGCG gactgctgaatcctgTGAAGAGGGAACAGCTCCTGCGTCTCCAGGCCGACATCGAGAGTGTGACTGACTCCTGGATGAGCACCGCCCTCAAGTCCCTGCTGCTCATCCAGTCCAG gGGCCGCTGCGTGAACATCCTGGTCACAACCACACAGCTGGTCCCAGCCCTGGCCAAGGTGCTGCTGTATGGCCTGGGAGATGTGTTCCCCATCGAAAACATCTACAGCGCCACTAAAATAG gaaaggAGAGCTGCTTCGAACGCATAGTGTCGCGCTTCGGGAAGAAGGTCACATATGTGGTCATAGGGGATGGACGCGACGAGGAGCTCGCTGCTAAGCAGGTGAGGTCTCCACACACGCATCAGGCAGAAGAGTGGTCTGGCCCctggctcctcctcttccacttACTCCTCTTCCTGTCATTACAGCACAACATGCCTTTCTGGCGCATCTCGACACACGGGGACCTTGTCTCCCTGCACCAAGCCTTGGAGTTGGATTTCCTGTAG
- the eya3 gene encoding protein phosphatase EYA3 isoform X6 — translation MDKSQEPPQLPAKKARHDLDVDAEVDVRESVVTSESSPSTEGDINSYPTPAGPQLNTGDREPSGNQVSEEPLDSYINTAVSSKGLPPAAGDVFAPQTYHGTKSYPHVPPQTGNPAIASFPALTQSPTYSAFPPAAQSYGLPPFGAMWPGIKTETGLAEAPSVGQTGFLSFSAPYTSAQPGQLHYSYPGQGASFTASSVYANSPAGTLVTTASVTQTHQEYSSYSPLAHSHFPQFYSPPPTYTPTSLSSSSSGGDSEGVSVAGYPSGKAEGNAETSITDSSVAVAPPAGMRERDEGGCRNSSGKAKAKARKSESTLPVDSNLERIFLWDLDETIIIFHSLLTGTFAQKFGKDQTTVLNLGLQMEELIFELADTHLFFNDLEECDQVHIEDVASDDNGQDLSNYNFAADGFSAHSGSSGQGSGGVQGGVEWMRKLAFRYRRLREIYSSFKSNVGGLLNPVKREQLLRLQADIESVTDSWMSTALKSLLLIQSRGRCVNILVTTTQLVPALAKVLLYGLGDVFPIENIYSATKIGKESCFERIVSRFGKKVTYVVIGDGRDEELAAKQHNMPFWRISTHGDLVSLHQALELDFL, via the exons GCGACAGGGAGCCGTCAGGGAACCAGGTATCCGAAGAACCTCTGGACTCCTACATCAACACAG CTGTGTCCAGCAAAGGCCTCCCTCCGGCTGCAGGCGATGTCTTTGCCCCCCAGACGTACCACGGTACCAA GTCCTACCCTCATGTCCCCCCTCAGACTGGCAACCCTGCCATCGCCTCCTTCCCTGCCTTGACGCAATCGCCCACCTACTCCGCCTTCCCCCCAGCTGCTCAGAGCTACGGTCTCCCGCCCTTCG GTGCCATGTGGCCGGGCATCAAGACAGAGACAGGACTGGCTGAGGCGCCTTCTGTGGGTCAGACTGGGTTCCTCAGTTTCAGCGCACCCTATACTTCAGCTCAGCCTGGCCAGCTGCACTACTCTTACCCTGGTCAAG GTGCCAGTTTCACAGCCTCCAGCGTGTACGCCAACAGTCCCGCTGGCACACTCGTCACCACAGCCTCTGTCACGCAGACACATCAG GAATACTCGAGCTACAGCCCGCTGGCCCACAGCCACTTCCCCCAGTTCTACAGCCCGCCCCCCACCTATACGCCCACTAGTCtctcgagcagcagcagcggcggtgACAGCGAAGGCGTCAGTGTGGCAGGGTACCCCTCCGGCAAAGCTGAGGGCAATGCGGAGACCAGCATCACAG ATTCCTCTGTTGCCGTGGCTCCTCCCGCAGGGATGCGCGAGCGTGACGAGGGCGGTTGCCGGAACAGCAGTGGCAAGGCCAAGGCCAAGGCCAGGAAGTCCGAGAGCACGCTGCCAGTTGACAGCAACCTGGAG CGCATCTTTCTGTGGGATCTGGATGAAACCATCATCATCTTCCACTCGCTGCTCACTGGCACCTTCGCTCAGAAGTTTGGGAAG GACCAAACCACGGTGCTGAACCTCGGCCTGCAGATGGAGGAGCTGATTTTTGAGCTGGCGGACACACACCTGTTCTTTAATGACCTGGAG GAATGTGACCAGGTCCATATAGAAGATGTGGCTTCTGATGACAACGGGCAGGACCTCAG caactACAACTTTGCAGCAGACGGCTTCTCTGCCCACAGCGGCAGCTCAGGACAAGGATCCGGTGGTGTGCAGGGCGGAGTGGAATGGATGCGCAAGCTGGCCTTCCGCTACCGGCGGCTGCGGGAGATCTACAGCAGCTTCAAGAGTAACGTGGGCG gactgctgaatcctgTGAAGAGGGAACAGCTCCTGCGTCTCCAGGCCGACATCGAGAGTGTGACTGACTCCTGGATGAGCACCGCCCTCAAGTCCCTGCTGCTCATCCAGTCCAG gGGCCGCTGCGTGAACATCCTGGTCACAACCACACAGCTGGTCCCAGCCCTGGCCAAGGTGCTGCTGTATGGCCTGGGAGATGTGTTCCCCATCGAAAACATCTACAGCGCCACTAAAATAG gaaaggAGAGCTGCTTCGAACGCATAGTGTCGCGCTTCGGGAAGAAGGTCACATATGTGGTCATAGGGGATGGACGCGACGAGGAGCTCGCTGCTAAGCAG CACAACATGCCTTTCTGGCGCATCTCGACACACGGGGACCTTGTCTCCCTGCACCAAGCCTTGGAGTTGGATTTCCTGTAG
- the eya3 gene encoding protein phosphatase EYA3 isoform X5 — protein sequence MWPGIKTETGLAEAPSVGQTGFLSFSAPYTSAQPGQLHYSYPGQGASFTASSVYANSPAGTLVTTASVTQTHQEYSSYSPLAHSHFPQFYSPPPTYTPTSLSSSSSGGDSEGVSVAGYPSGKAEGNAETSITDSSVAVAPPAGMRERDEGGCRNSSGKAKAKARKSESTLPVDSNLERIFLWDLDETIIIFHSLLTGTFAQKFGKDQTTVLNLGLQMEELIFELADTHLFFNDLEECDQVHIEDVASDDNGQDLSNYNFAADGFSAHSGSSGQGSGGVQGGVEWMRKLAFRYRRLREIYSSFKSNVGGLLNPVKREQLLRLQADIESVTDSWMSTALKSLLLIQSRGRCVNILVTTTQLVPALAKVLLYGLGDVFPIENIYSATKIGKESCFERIVSRFGKKVTYVVIGDGRDEELAAKQVRSPHTHQAEEWSGPWLLLFHLLLFLSLQHNMPFWRISTHGDLVSLHQALELDFL from the exons ATGTGGCCGGGCATCAAGACAGAGACAGGACTGGCTGAGGCGCCTTCTGTGGGTCAGACTGGGTTCCTCAGTTTCAGCGCACCCTATACTTCAGCTCAGCCTGGCCAGCTGCACTACTCTTACCCTGGTCAAG GTGCCAGTTTCACAGCCTCCAGCGTGTACGCCAACAGTCCCGCTGGCACACTCGTCACCACAGCCTCTGTCACGCAGACACATCAG GAATACTCGAGCTACAGCCCGCTGGCCCACAGCCACTTCCCCCAGTTCTACAGCCCGCCCCCCACCTATACGCCCACTAGTCtctcgagcagcagcagcggcggtgACAGCGAAGGCGTCAGTGTGGCAGGGTACCCCTCCGGCAAAGCTGAGGGCAATGCGGAGACCAGCATCACAG ATTCCTCTGTTGCCGTGGCTCCTCCCGCAGGGATGCGCGAGCGTGACGAGGGCGGTTGCCGGAACAGCAGTGGCAAGGCCAAGGCCAAGGCCAGGAAGTCCGAGAGCACGCTGCCAGTTGACAGCAACCTGGAG CGCATCTTTCTGTGGGATCTGGATGAAACCATCATCATCTTCCACTCGCTGCTCACTGGCACCTTCGCTCAGAAGTTTGGGAAG GACCAAACCACGGTGCTGAACCTCGGCCTGCAGATGGAGGAGCTGATTTTTGAGCTGGCGGACACACACCTGTTCTTTAATGACCTGGAG GAATGTGACCAGGTCCATATAGAAGATGTGGCTTCTGATGACAACGGGCAGGACCTCAG caactACAACTTTGCAGCAGACGGCTTCTCTGCCCACAGCGGCAGCTCAGGACAAGGATCCGGTGGTGTGCAGGGCGGAGTGGAATGGATGCGCAAGCTGGCCTTCCGCTACCGGCGGCTGCGGGAGATCTACAGCAGCTTCAAGAGTAACGTGGGCG gactgctgaatcctgTGAAGAGGGAACAGCTCCTGCGTCTCCAGGCCGACATCGAGAGTGTGACTGACTCCTGGATGAGCACCGCCCTCAAGTCCCTGCTGCTCATCCAGTCCAG gGGCCGCTGCGTGAACATCCTGGTCACAACCACACAGCTGGTCCCAGCCCTGGCCAAGGTGCTGCTGTATGGCCTGGGAGATGTGTTCCCCATCGAAAACATCTACAGCGCCACTAAAATAG gaaaggAGAGCTGCTTCGAACGCATAGTGTCGCGCTTCGGGAAGAAGGTCACATATGTGGTCATAGGGGATGGACGCGACGAGGAGCTCGCTGCTAAGCAGGTGAGGTCTCCACACACGCATCAGGCAGAAGAGTGGTCTGGCCCctggctcctcctcttccacttACTCCTCTTCCTGTCATTACAGCACAACATGCCTTTCTGGCGCATCTCGACACACGGGGACCTTGTCTCCCTGCACCAAGCCTTGGAGTTGGATTTCCTGTAG